One stretch of Streptomyces peucetius DNA includes these proteins:
- a CDS encoding WD40 repeat domain-containing protein produces MRSLPYVTGLAAALVLAAAVPAAADEHSGFTIKDPRITESSGLAASRAHPGIYWTHNDQDKPRVFAVDGRTGETVATITMRGVGEPRDMEAISVGPDGAVYVGDIGDNLDGSWDHVWIYRFPEPERLRDQTVDATQFDVKYADGARNAEALMVHPKTGRVYIASKNEDGGGLYEGPVTLRTGQVNVFRRIGEVPWVTDGAFSPDGKELVLRSYFSARGYAWQDGRPGADHRVRGPIQAQSESVTYTLDGTTLLFGTEGEASPVEPVAVEGGGGNGSGGAKEDGAREDGAKSGGPGDGTAAGGDGEGGATTYGLLVLGGAGVLVLALRRRRD; encoded by the coding sequence ATGCGTTCGCTTCCGTACGTCACCGGCCTCGCGGCCGCCCTCGTGCTGGCCGCCGCCGTGCCCGCGGCCGCCGACGAGCACTCCGGGTTCACCATCAAGGACCCGCGCATCACCGAGTCCAGCGGGCTCGCCGCGAGCCGGGCGCACCCCGGGATCTACTGGACGCACAACGATCAGGACAAGCCGCGGGTCTTCGCCGTCGACGGCAGGACGGGCGAGACCGTCGCCACGATCACGATGCGGGGCGTCGGCGAGCCCAGGGACATGGAGGCGATCTCCGTGGGACCCGACGGCGCCGTCTACGTCGGCGACATCGGCGACAACCTCGACGGAAGCTGGGACCACGTCTGGATCTACCGCTTCCCCGAGCCGGAGCGGTTGCGCGACCAGACCGTGGACGCCACGCAGTTCGACGTGAAGTACGCCGACGGGGCGCGCAACGCCGAGGCGCTGATGGTGCACCCGAAGACCGGGCGGGTCTACATCGCGTCGAAGAACGAGGACGGCGGCGGCCTCTACGAAGGCCCGGTGACGCTGCGGACGGGGCAGGTCAACGTCTTCCGGCGGATCGGGGAGGTGCCGTGGGTGACCGACGGCGCCTTCTCGCCGGACGGGAAGGAGCTGGTACTCCGTTCGTACTTCAGTGCCCGCGGATACGCCTGGCAGGACGGCCGCCCCGGCGCGGACCACCGGGTGCGCGGGCCGATCCAGGCGCAGTCCGAGTCGGTGACGTACACGCTCGACGGCACGACGCTGCTGTTCGGCACGGAGGGGGAGGCAAGCCCCGTCGAGCCGGTGGCGGTCGAAGGCGGTGGCGGGAACGGCTCCGGCGGGGCGAAGGAAGACGGTGCGAGGGAAGACGGTGCGAAGTCCGGAGGTCCGGGTGACGGCACGGCCGCCGGAGGTGACGGCGAGGGCGGCGCCACCACGTACGGGCTGCTCGTCCTCGGCGGCGCGGGAGTGCTGGTGCTGGCGCTGAGGCGGCGCCGCGACTAG
- a CDS encoding class I SAM-dependent methyltransferase, producing MAHIVNTEQEQAWNGYEGTHWARNQDRWDAINEGFDDVLLTAAAILPADAVLDIGCGAGATTRLAARRAAEGSATGVDLSRPMLERARVTAHAEGIGNVTFEHGDAQVHPLAGRGFDVVLSRFGVMFFADPAAAFANIGSGLRPGGRAAFVVAADGEGNDWIQALVGLRGLLPMGGFGATGGPGMFSLADPDRVREVLTAGGFTGIGIERVEAYGRWGRDAEDATGFLMGSGPGRHLLSQVDPETGERARRELAGILRGYERDGAVRLRSVAWLATADHP from the coding sequence ATGGCCCACATTGTGAACACCGAGCAGGAGCAGGCGTGGAACGGGTACGAGGGCACCCACTGGGCCCGTAATCAGGACCGCTGGGACGCCATCAACGAGGGGTTCGACGACGTCCTCCTCACCGCGGCCGCCATCCTCCCCGCGGACGCGGTCCTCGACATCGGCTGCGGCGCCGGCGCCACCACCCGGCTCGCCGCACGCCGCGCGGCGGAAGGCAGCGCCACCGGAGTGGACCTGTCCCGCCCGATGCTCGAACGCGCCCGGGTCACCGCCCACGCCGAGGGCATCGGGAACGTGACCTTCGAGCACGGTGACGCCCAGGTCCACCCGCTGGCGGGGCGTGGTTTCGACGTGGTCCTCAGCCGCTTCGGCGTGATGTTCTTCGCCGATCCGGCGGCCGCGTTCGCCAACATCGGCAGCGGGCTGCGCCCCGGGGGCCGGGCGGCGTTCGTCGTCGCGGCGGACGGCGAGGGCAACGATTGGATCCAGGCGCTGGTGGGCCTGCGGGGGCTGCTCCCCATGGGCGGCTTCGGCGCCACCGGCGGCCCCGGAATGTTCTCGCTGGCCGACCCGGACCGGGTCCGCGAGGTCCTGACCGCGGGCGGCTTCACCGGCATCGGGATCGAGCGGGTGGAGGCGTACGGCAGGTGGGGCCGGGACGCGGAGGACGCCACCGGGTTCCTCATGGGGTCCGGACCGGGCCGCCATCTGCTGAGCCAGGTCGACCCGGAGACGGGCGAGCGCGCCCGGCGCGAACTGGCCGGCATCCTGCGCGGGTACGAGCGGGACGGCGCGGTCCGGCTGCGCAGCGTGGCGTGGCTGGCGACCGCCGATCACCCGTAG
- a CDS encoding TetR/AcrR family transcriptional regulator: MSPRGVAVPDARERLFAAAERVVTQGGPGALTSRAVTDEADCSKGLLHAHFPGGLDEFVAELVLDRFARTAALAAELPARAGQDTVTANLTAVASALLDSAGPALAAVALTRPGAALRFRDAMAAGAPGFAAVQESVAAYLRAERRAGRVAGELDPEAVALALVGTVHHLLMTTWSSADPDPREQIGRLIPALTGSGRPRAES; encoded by the coding sequence ATGTCACCCCGTGGAGTAGCCGTCCCCGATGCCCGCGAGCGTCTCTTCGCGGCAGCCGAACGCGTCGTGACCCAGGGCGGTCCCGGCGCCCTGACCAGCCGGGCAGTCACCGACGAGGCGGACTGCTCGAAGGGGCTGCTGCACGCCCACTTCCCCGGCGGGCTCGACGAGTTCGTCGCGGAACTGGTCCTGGACCGGTTCGCCCGCACGGCCGCGCTGGCCGCGGAGCTCCCCGCCCGGGCGGGCCAGGACACCGTCACCGCCAATCTGACCGCCGTCGCCTCCGCCCTGCTCGACTCCGCCGGCCCGGCCCTCGCCGCCGTGGCGCTCACCCGGCCGGGCGCCGCGCTGCGCTTCCGCGACGCGATGGCCGCCGGAGCGCCGGGATTCGCCGCCGTCCAGGAGTCGGTCGCCGCCTACCTGCGCGCCGAGCGGCGCGCCGGCCGGGTCGCCGGCGAACTGGACCCGGAGGCCGTCGCCCTCGCGCTCGTCGGCACGGTCCACCATCTGCTGATGACGACCTGGTCCTCCGCCGACCCCGACCCGCGCGAGCAGATCGGCCGGCTGATCCCGGCACTGACGGGCAGCGGCAGGCCCCGGGCCGAGAGTTGA
- a CDS encoding GDSL-type esterase/lipase family protein, with the protein MRFLFVGDSMTIGSAGDHSWRYRMWQHLVSTGVPFEIVGPRRELYDIVADAPVSHAYADPAFPADARRHLAGWGEGWLHMAPVIRETVATERADVLLVSLGLIDLGFYTNSDQTAANARAFIAEARLANPHVRMVLLPVIPNVRAESDAPFAAECLRFNVLLAKAVADLDTPASPILLASHPASYDIHTDTYDGTHPGPTGEIKLAGAFATAMHQAWGLGGAYAAPCPAPTPT; encoded by the coding sequence ATGCGCTTTCTGTTCGTCGGCGATTCCATGACCATCGGAAGTGCCGGTGACCACAGCTGGCGCTACCGCATGTGGCAGCACCTCGTCTCGACCGGTGTGCCCTTCGAGATCGTCGGGCCGCGCCGCGAGCTGTACGACATCGTCGCGGACGCGCCCGTGTCCCACGCCTACGCCGACCCCGCCTTCCCCGCGGACGCCCGCCGGCACCTGGCCGGATGGGGCGAGGGCTGGCTGCACATGGCGCCCGTGATCCGCGAGACGGTCGCCACCGAGCGGGCCGACGTCCTGCTGGTCTCGCTCGGCCTGATAGACCTTGGCTTCTACACGAACAGCGACCAGACGGCGGCGAACGCCCGCGCGTTCATCGCCGAGGCCCGCCTCGCCAACCCGCACGTCCGGATGGTCCTGCTCCCCGTCATCCCGAACGTCCGCGCCGAGTCCGACGCGCCGTTCGCCGCCGAGTGCCTGCGCTTCAACGTGCTGCTCGCCAAGGCGGTCGCCGATCTGGACACGCCCGCGTCCCCGATCCTGCTCGCCTCGCACCCGGCGTCGTACGACATCCACACCGACACCTACGACGGCACCCACCCCGGCCCGACGGGCGAGATCAAACTGGCCGGGGCCTTCGCGACGGCGATGCACCAGGCGTGGGGACTGGGCGGGGCGTACGCCGCGCCCTGCCCCGCCCCGACCCCGACCTGA
- a CDS encoding alpha/beta hydrolase: protein MDDAVAKAVGALVPGGALRGELDRYGRALRWIEAGKGGPAVVLEAASGTPSLTWAPVLAPLARCTRVVAYDRAGLGASDPVHRLSLDSAVEDLAALLSRAGDGPCVVVGHSWGGLLAQLVAWAEPGLVAGLVLLDPAHEEFQPWLGRVAEGMHARQLAARTALRLTGRSRHRHALREAARTADDPRVRDLLVDAWLAASGGRQQVRSAVGENRMINEAAAEIRRRRAASSLPDVPVTVLSASRGMPDGMRRRWTELQKSVALSAPAGEHSVVPAAGHHFHSSRPDVVTQAVLDVLARAGR, encoded by the coding sequence GTGGACGACGCGGTTGCCAAGGCCGTCGGGGCGCTGGTCCCTGGCGGGGCGCTACGGGGTGAACTGGACCGCTACGGAAGGGCGTTGCGCTGGATCGAGGCGGGCAAGGGCGGGCCGGCGGTCGTGCTGGAGGCGGCGAGCGGTACGCCGTCGCTGACGTGGGCTCCGGTGCTGGCACCGCTCGCCCGCTGCACCAGGGTCGTCGCCTACGACCGGGCGGGGCTCGGCGCGAGCGACCCGGTGCATCGGCTCTCCCTCGACTCGGCGGTCGAGGATCTGGCCGCGTTGCTGTCCCGGGCGGGCGACGGCCCGTGCGTGGTCGTCGGCCACAGCTGGGGCGGCCTGCTGGCGCAGCTGGTCGCGTGGGCCGAACCGGGCCTGGTGGCAGGGCTCGTACTGCTCGATCCGGCGCACGAGGAGTTCCAGCCGTGGCTCGGCCGCGTCGCCGAAGGGATGCACGCGCGTCAGCTCGCGGCCCGAACCGCTCTCCGGCTCACCGGCCGGTCGAGGCACCGGCACGCCCTGCGTGAGGCCGCCCGCACGGCCGACGACCCGCGCGTCCGGGACCTGCTGGTCGACGCGTGGCTCGCCGCCTCGGGCGGCAGGCAGCAGGTCCGTTCCGCCGTGGGCGAGAACCGGATGATCAACGAGGCGGCGGCCGAGATCCGGCGCCGCCGCGCCGCGTCGAGCCTGCCGGACGTGCCCGTGACCGTCCTGAGCGCGAGCCGCGGCATGCCGGACGGCATGCGACGGCGGTGGACCGAACTGCAGAAGTCCGTCGCCCTGTCGGCCCCGGCGGGTGAACACTCGGTGGTCCCGGCGGCGGGCCACCACTTCCACAGCAGCCGACCCGACGTCGTCACGCAGGCCGTATTGGACGTCCTGGCACGGGCGGGGCGGTAG
- a CDS encoding acyl-CoA thioesterase has translation MTFFADVTVRGYELDTQGHLNQAVYLQYAEHARWELLRAAGLPQEKLLASGVGPVALEVTVKYLRELRGGDEVRVTCRFVYGEGKTFTVEQQIVKDDGTVAAEISGVAGMLDLTTRRLIADPRGHLAALADNPDLLTG, from the coding sequence ATGACCTTCTTCGCCGACGTGACCGTGCGGGGCTACGAGCTCGACACACAGGGGCACCTGAACCAGGCCGTCTATCTCCAGTACGCCGAGCACGCACGCTGGGAACTGCTGCGTGCGGCGGGCCTTCCCCAGGAGAAGCTGCTCGCCAGTGGCGTGGGCCCGGTCGCGCTCGAAGTGACGGTCAAGTACCTGCGCGAGCTGCGCGGCGGCGACGAGGTGCGGGTGACGTGCCGGTTCGTCTACGGGGAGGGCAAGACCTTCACGGTCGAGCAGCAGATCGTCAAGGACGACGGCACGGTCGCCGCGGAGATCTCCGGCGTGGCGGGCATGCTCGACCTCACCACGCGTCGGCTGATCGCCGATCCGCGGGGGCACCTGGCCGCCCTGGCCGACAACCCGGACCTGCTCACCGGCTGA
- a CDS encoding CBS domain-containing protein, with product MAGELRAKDIMTSGAKCVGAHQSLHEAAKMMRDLGVGALPICGDNNRLTGLVTDRDIVITCCAEGVDPAEVQAGSLGGELHWIDAEADASEVLAAMENNHVKRLPVIDVAGGHRLVGMITEANVAKNLSDEQIAEFATRVYAEA from the coding sequence ATGGCCGGAGAGCTGCGAGCCAAGGACATCATGACCAGCGGTGCCAAGTGCGTCGGTGCGCATCAGTCGCTCCACGAGGCGGCCAAAATGATGCGGGACCTGGGCGTCGGAGCCCTGCCGATCTGCGGTGACAACAACAGGCTCACGGGCCTGGTGACCGACCGGGACATCGTCATCACCTGCTGCGCCGAGGGCGTGGACCCGGCAGAGGTGCAGGCGGGTTCCCTGGGCGGCGAGCTGCACTGGATCGACGCGGAGGCGGACGCCTCCGAGGTGCTGGCGGCCATGGAGAACAACCACGTCAAGCGCCTGCCGGTGATCGACGTGGCCGGCGGTCACCGTCTGGTGGGCATGATCACGGAGGCGAATGTCGCCAAGAACCTGAGCGACGAGCAGATCGCGGAGTTCGCGACCCGCGTGTACGCGGAGGCGTAG